The Deltaproteobacteria bacterium sequence ATTTTACTGTCGCTGAGTTGGAAATCACTGTTGGTACTCGCGCTTGGACCCACACCGGAGACTGTATGGCTATTTGAAGTTCTCTTGAATGGCCTAGCGATTTTTAATCATGCAAATGGTCGCTTACCGACGAAGTGGGACAAGTGGTTGCGGTTCGTCATCGTGACGCCGGCCATGCACCGTGTGCATCACTCGGTCGATGAGCGTGAACAGCTGCATAATTTTGGATTTAATCTTAGCATTTGGGACCGCTTATTTGGCTCCAACCAGACGCTGCCGCAAGGTGATCCCCTGAGTTTTCCTCTGGGGCTTAAACCTTGGCAGGGCGATCAGAGGACTATCAAGCTTAAGTGGCTATTGCTGGCGCCATTTTTACGGTGAAACGAATTTGGTTTTGGCTTTAGACCCCAATTTATCTGCAGTCACGATTGCGGCATAAACATCGATAGCTGAGACCACAAACGGTAAATTATGGATCGTCTCTCCGGAAGCCG is a genomic window containing:
- a CDS encoding sterol desaturase family protein — protein: MVQRLILPLGAMSVALFAARHELGLLPQIQVAQGIKDLFTIIVLDLAIYWQHRVTHLVPWLWRLHLVHHADEDVDGTTALRFHPVEILLSLSWKSLLVLALGPTPETVWLFEVLLNGLAIFNHANGRLPTKWDKWLRFVIVTPAMHRVHHSVDEREQLHNFGFNLSIWDRLFGSNQTLPQGDPLSFPLGLKPWQGDQRTIKLKWLLLAPFLR